AGCTCTTCACCGGCCAGATAACCGACAAACGTGGTGGCTGTGCCGGCGAAATGTTTCTCCAGCTGTTGGCGGTGCGGGCCATCGCCCACCAGCGCCAAACGGGCGTCCGGAAGGGCTTCCAGCACGGGCCGGATCCGTTCAATCTGTTTTTCGGCTGAGAGACGACCCACGTAAAGCAGCAGGGCGCCGCGGTCGTCGTGATTGCCTAGCAGTCGCTGACGCATGGTCTCGCTGCGCAACTGGGGCCGGAATAGATCGGTGTCGACCCCGCGCTGCCACAGATCAGTGTTCTGGATTCCTTTTTCACTCAGCTCCTGCACCATCGCGGTGGAGGTGCAGAGGTTGAGCAGGGCCTGATTGTGCGCTGCCTTGAGCAGTTCCCAGAGCAAGGGCTCGAGCATGCCCATGCCGTAGTGCTCCAGATACTTGGGCAGATGGGTGTGATAACTGGCGACCAGCGGGATGGATTTGGTCTTGGCCAGCCAAATCCCCCCCAGTCCGAGCACGGCTGGGTTCACCACATGGATCAGGTCGGGCTGGAACGCATCAATCGCTTCAGAAACGGCCGGCCTGGGCAGGGCCAGCTTGAGCTCGGGGTAGAGCGGCAACGGCATGGCGGGCACCCCAATCAGCCGTGCTCCCATGTACTGATCTGGACAGCCCTCAGGGCAGAACACGATCACCTCATCGCCGGCATCCACCAGATGCTTCACCGTTTTGGTGAGTCGGGTGACGATGCCGTCGACCTTCGGCAGGAAGGTTTCTGTGAAGAAGGCGATTTTCAAGGAGAAACCCCGATCAGGAATCAGGAGGCGGTGCCGATGGCCTGAGCCTGGGTTTTGGTCCAGGCGGAGGTGCAGAGGATGCGATCGCGATCGCAACGGTCGGCATAGCGGGTGGCGATTTCCACAACTTCCTTGAGTAGGCCGTCATCCAGGGTGGTGGGGTTGAGGCCGAGCTCGAGGAAGCAGCGGTTGTCAACGATCAGATCGTTTTCGACGGCTTCGTTGCGTGGGTTGGGCAGGTTGTTCACCTGAGCACCCGTGAGGGCCGCTACCTTCTTGGCCAGTTCACCCACCTGATGGCTTTCGGTCATCTGGTTGAAGATCTTCACCCGCTCACCCTGTTCGGGTGGGTTTTCCAGGGCGAGCTGCACGCAGCGAACGGAATCACGGATGTGGATGAAGGCGCGGGTCTGACCACCTGTGCCGTGAACGGTGAGGGGATACCCGATCGCGGCCTGCATCAGGAAGCGGTTGAGCACGGTGCCGTAGTCACCGTCGTAATCGAAGCGGTTGGTGAGACGGGGATCCCGACCGGTGGCATCGGTATTGGTGCCCCAGACAATGCCTTGGTGTAGGTCGGTGATTCGGACTTTGTCGTTCTTGTTGTAGTAGAGGAAGAGAAGCTGATCGAGCGTCTTGGTCATGTGATAGACGCTGCCGGGGCTGGCGGGGTGGAGAATTTCCTCCTCAAAGCGGCTGCCATCGGGCTGGGGCACTTCCACCTTGAGATAGCCCTCAGGGATGGTGGCGCCACGGTGGGAGCCGTAGCCGTACACACCCATGGTGCCGAGGTGGACCACATGGATGTCCTTGCCGGATTCCACAATCGCGGCCAGCAGGTTGTGGGTGCCGTTGACGTTGTTGTCGACGGTGTAGCGCTTGGTGGCGCTGCTCTTCATGGAGTAGGGGGCAGCCCGCTGTTCCGCGAAGTGCACCACGGAGTCGGGCTTTTCCTCGATAAGCAGGTCGAGCAGGCGTTGGTACTCGTGGGCGATGTCCATGTGCACGAAGCGCATTGGCTTACCGCCGATCTCCTCCCAGGCCTGCAGCCGCTCGCCGATGCTCGCAATCGGTGTGAGCGACTCGACTTCCAGGTCGATGTCGATCTTGCGACGGCTGAGGTTGTCGATGATCACGACCTCGTGACCCTGGTCCGCCAGATTCACGGCGCAGGGCCAGCCACAGAAGCCGTCACCACCGAGAACGAGAACTTTCACCCCAAACTCCTGCTGAAGCGTTCAAGCCGCCAATGAGGTGCAAGCTACTACAGGGTTTTCAGCTGATCGCCACGGTGACGGCCATCAGAGCCACCACCAGCACTGACCCACCGATGATCATCAGTCTGGAGCCGTTGCTGCGGCTGGTTTCCTCAGAGACCACTTCCATGCGGGGTTCCTTCGCGAAGGCGTTCAAGCGTCCGCCGTCTTCGGTTGTGACCTGCATGAGTCCTTGTCGACTGCCGAGACCTTATGAGTCCAATTGCTTACTGACAGGCTTTGTGTCGCTGGCTTCATGTCACTTCACCACTCGTTACTTCACTAGCCCGCTGGTGGGAGAGCTGGGGCTGGCCTGATCGCGGCGCGGTAACCGGCCGGATTGGAACGCCAGACGGCCCGCTTGAACGGCTTGCCCCATGGCTTCCGCCATCGCCGCGGGATCGCCCGCCAGGGCGATGGCGCTGTTCACCAGCACGGCATCGGCTCCCATCTCTAAGGCCGCTGCAGCTTCGCTGGGGACGCCGATGCCGGCATCCACCACCACAGGCACGGTGGCGTTTTCGATGATCAGGGCGATGTTCGAGGCATTGCAGAGGCCCTGGCCGGAGCCGATCGGTGAGCCCAGCGGCATCACCGTGGCGCAGCCGACATCCTCCAGTCGTTTTGCCAGCAGCGGGTCTGCATTGATGTAGGGGAGCACGGTGAATCCTTCCTTCACCAGGGTTTCGGCGGCTTCCAGGGTGCCGATCGGATCGGGCAGCAGGTGGCGGCTGTCGGGGATCACCTCCAGCTTCACGAAGGTGTTGTCTTCCTGACCCGCCAGCTTGGCAAGCTCACGTCCCAGGCGGGCCACCCGGATGGCCTCTTCCGCTGTGGCGCAGCCAGCGGTGTTGGGAAGCATCCAGATGCGAGACCAGTCAATGGCTTCCATCAGGCCTGCATGTCCCGCCGCCACCGCCTGGACCCGCCGCACAGCC
This region of Synechococcus sp. NOUM97013 genomic DNA includes:
- a CDS encoding glycosyltransferase family 1 protein, with product MKIAFFTETFLPKVDGIVTRLTKTVKHLVDAGDEVIVFCPEGCPDQYMGARLIGVPAMPLPLYPELKLALPRPAVSEAIDAFQPDLIHVVNPAVLGLGGIWLAKTKSIPLVASYHTHLPKYLEHYGMGMLEPLLWELLKAAHNQALLNLCTSTAMVQELSEKGIQNTDLWQRGVDTDLFRPQLRSETMRQRLLGNHDDRGALLLYVGRLSAEKQIERIRPVLEALPDARLALVGDGPHRQQLEKHFAGTATTFVGYLAGEELASAYASGDAFLFPSSTETLGLVLLEAMAAGCPVVGANRGGIPDIITDGSNGCLYEPDGADGGAASLIEATRRLLGNDLERQALRKAARDEAERWGWAGATEQLRGYYRDVLEQQDLNVAA
- a CDS encoding NAD-dependent epimerase/dehydratase family protein is translated as MKVLVLGGDGFCGWPCAVNLADQGHEVVIIDNLSRRKIDIDLEVESLTPIASIGERLQAWEEIGGKPMRFVHMDIAHEYQRLLDLLIEEKPDSVVHFAEQRAAPYSMKSSATKRYTVDNNVNGTHNLLAAIVESGKDIHVVHLGTMGVYGYGSHRGATIPEGYLKVEVPQPDGSRFEEEILHPASPGSVYHMTKTLDQLLFLYYNKNDKVRITDLHQGIVWGTNTDATGRDPRLTNRFDYDGDYGTVLNRFLMQAAIGYPLTVHGTGGQTRAFIHIRDSVRCVQLALENPPEQGERVKIFNQMTESHQVGELAKKVAALTGAQVNNLPNPRNEAVENDLIVDNRCFLELGLNPTTLDDGLLKEVVEIATRYADRCDRDRILCTSAWTKTQAQAIGTAS
- the psb34 gene encoding photosystem II assembly protein Psb34, which produces MQVTTEDGGRLNAFAKEPRMEVVSEETSRSNGSRLMIIGGSVLVVALMAVTVAIS
- a CDS encoding thiazole synthase, which translates into the protein MASTPSSTDPLLIGGRPFSSRLFTGTGKYPNLQAMQQSLERSGCEMVTVAVRRVQAVAAGHAGLMEAIDWSRIWMLPNTAGCATAEEAIRVARLGRELAKLAGQEDNTFVKLEVIPDSRHLLPDPIGTLEAAETLVKEGFTVLPYINADPLLAKRLEDVGCATVMPLGSPIGSGQGLCNASNIALIIENATVPVVVDAGIGVPSEAAAALEMGADAVLVNSAIALAGDPAAMAEAMGQAVQAGRLAFQSGRLPRRDQASPSSPTSGLVK